One genomic segment of Occultella kanbiaonis includes these proteins:
- a CDS encoding peroxiredoxin, which produces MSALPAPGEPAPDFTAEDTHGTPVTLSALRGTPVALVFFPFAFSGICTGEFCELRDNLGAFERAGVRLLGISCDSKFALRAWGEQEQLGFDLLSDFWPHGQIARSYGVFDSESGLALRGSLLLDADGVVRWSVLNPRGQARPLDGYLRALDALVV; this is translated from the coding sequence GTGAGCGCGCTGCCGGCGCCGGGGGAGCCCGCGCCGGACTTCACCGCCGAGGACACCCACGGCACCCCGGTGACGCTCTCCGCGCTGCGCGGCACGCCCGTGGCACTGGTGTTCTTCCCGTTCGCGTTCTCCGGGATCTGCACGGGCGAGTTCTGCGAACTGCGGGACAACCTCGGTGCGTTCGAGCGCGCCGGGGTGCGCCTGCTCGGCATCAGCTGCGACTCGAAGTTCGCCCTGCGGGCCTGGGGCGAGCAGGAGCAGCTCGGCTTCGACCTGCTCAGCGACTTCTGGCCGCACGGGCAGATCGCCCGCTCCTACGGCGTGTTCGACTCCGAGTCCGGACTCGCCCTGCGCGGCAGCCTGCTGCTCGACGCGGACGGCGTGGTGCGCTGGTCCGTGCTGAACCCGCGCGGGCAGGCACGGCCGCTGGACGGCTACCTGCGCGCCCTCGACGCCCTGGTCGTGTGA
- a CDS encoding DUF3052 domain-containing protein: protein MEATAGSVASPSGDQPTSRFGVDRGQVIQEFGYDDDVDEELRAELEKAAGQELVDEYYDDVTDAAILWWREDDGDVQDLTDVMVDAQEMLEDGGLIWVFTPKSGRDGHVRPADFEEAASTAGLHATSAISAAQHWSGIRLTARGRGK, encoded by the coding sequence GTGGAAGCGACCGCGGGTTCCGTGGCCAGTCCGTCCGGCGACCAGCCCACCTCGCGGTTCGGGGTGGACAGGGGGCAGGTCATCCAGGAGTTCGGTTATGACGATGACGTCGACGAGGAACTCCGGGCGGAACTCGAGAAGGCCGCCGGGCAGGAACTGGTCGACGAGTACTACGACGACGTGACCGACGCGGCCATCCTGTGGTGGCGCGAGGACGACGGCGACGTCCAGGACCTCACCGACGTCATGGTCGACGCCCAGGAGATGCTCGAGGACGGCGGCCTGATCTGGGTGTTCACGCCGAAGTCAGGTCGCGACGGGCACGTGCGGCCCGCCGACTTCGAGGAGGCCGCCAGCACCGCGGGCCTGCACGCCACCAGCGCCATCTCGGCGGCACAGCACTGGTCCGGGATCCGCCTGACCGCCCGCGGTCGCGGCAAGTGA
- the aceE gene encoding pyruvate dehydrogenase (acetyl-transferring), homodimeric type translates to MTSRNEAGPLINGLLSQVPDIDPEETDEWLESLDGLIDERGGPRARYVLLNMLKRARERDVTVPSSITTPYVNTIGVHDEPYFPGDEAVERRYRSYLRWNSAVMVTRAQRPGIAVGGHISSYASVATLYEVGLNHFFRGKDHPGGGDQIYFQGHAAPGMYARAFLEGRLSEHQLDGFRQELSHNGGGLSSYPHPRNMPDFWEFPTVSMGLGPASAIYQAWVNRFMQYRGIKDTSQQHVWAFLGDGEMDEPESRGMLQLAAQQNLDNLTFVINCNLQRLDGPVRGNGKIIQELEGFFRGAGWNVIKTIWGREWDPLLEADKDRALVNLMNNTPDGDYQTYRAENGAFIREHFFGRDPRTKALVSKMTDDDIWALKRGGHDYRKLYAAYNAAVNHTGQPTVILAHTIKGYGLGSSFAARNATHQMKKLKENDLKLLRDSLRIPITDAQIEEDPYLPPYYHPGADAPEIEYMIDRRRQLGGYLPERRSKYTAVTLPADKSYERLAKGSGQQEVATTMALVQLFKDLLRDKDFGKRIVPIIPDEARTFGLDAIFPSLKIFNTNGQHYLSVDRDLLLSYKESEAGGLLHTGINEAGSAAAFQSVGTSYATHGEVLVPFYFYYSMFGFQRTGDQFWAAGDQLTRGFLIAATAGRTTLTGEGLQHADGHSPILASTNTAVVSYDPAYGYEIRHIVKDGLQRMYGEGDHRDPNVMYYLTVYNEPMIQPAEPEDVDVDGILRGIHKIATADGEGPRAQLLASGVSVPWALEAKEILANEWGVQADVWSVTSWTELRRDGLAADRQAFIDPTGEQREPYVTAKLKDAGGPYIASTDYDFQLPDQIRAWVPGDYWTLGADGFGFSDTRPAVRRHFLIDTHSIVTRALQALAKRGEIDASAPAQAVERYRLLDVNAGTTGTAGGDS, encoded by the coding sequence GTGACGTCACGCAACGAGGCCGGACCGCTGATCAACGGCCTACTCAGCCAGGTCCCCGACATCGACCCCGAGGAGACCGACGAGTGGTTGGAGTCCCTCGACGGACTCATCGACGAACGCGGTGGCCCGCGGGCGCGCTACGTGCTGCTGAACATGCTCAAGCGGGCGCGGGAGCGGGACGTGACCGTCCCGTCCTCGATCACCACCCCGTACGTGAACACGATCGGCGTGCACGACGAGCCCTACTTCCCCGGTGACGAGGCCGTCGAGCGCCGCTACCGCTCCTACCTGCGGTGGAACTCCGCGGTGATGGTGACGCGGGCACAGCGCCCGGGCATCGCCGTCGGCGGTCACATCTCCTCCTACGCCTCCGTGGCCACCCTGTACGAGGTCGGCCTGAACCACTTCTTCCGCGGCAAGGACCACCCCGGCGGCGGCGACCAGATCTACTTCCAGGGCCACGCGGCCCCCGGCATGTACGCCCGCGCGTTCCTCGAGGGGCGCCTGTCCGAGCACCAGCTCGACGGGTTCCGCCAGGAGCTCTCGCACAACGGTGGCGGCCTCTCCTCCTACCCGCACCCGCGCAACATGCCCGACTTCTGGGAGTTCCCGACCGTCTCGATGGGCCTCGGCCCGGCGTCGGCGATCTACCAGGCGTGGGTCAACCGGTTCATGCAGTACCGCGGCATCAAGGACACCTCGCAGCAGCACGTCTGGGCGTTCCTCGGCGACGGTGAGATGGACGAGCCGGAGTCCCGCGGCATGCTGCAGCTCGCCGCGCAGCAGAACCTGGACAACCTCACCTTCGTGATCAACTGCAACCTGCAGCGCCTCGACGGTCCGGTGCGCGGCAACGGCAAGATCATCCAGGAGCTCGAGGGCTTCTTCCGGGGCGCCGGCTGGAACGTCATCAAGACCATCTGGGGTCGCGAGTGGGACCCGCTGCTGGAGGCGGACAAGGACCGCGCCCTGGTGAACCTGATGAACAACACCCCCGACGGCGACTACCAGACGTATCGCGCCGAGAACGGCGCGTTCATCCGCGAGCACTTCTTCGGGCGCGACCCACGCACCAAGGCCCTGGTGTCCAAGATGACGGACGACGACATCTGGGCGCTCAAGCGCGGCGGTCACGACTACCGCAAGCTCTACGCGGCCTACAACGCGGCGGTGAACCACACCGGTCAGCCGACCGTCATCCTGGCGCACACCATCAAGGGTTACGGCCTGGGCTCCTCGTTCGCGGCGCGCAACGCCACGCACCAGATGAAGAAGCTCAAGGAGAACGACCTCAAGCTCCTGCGCGACTCGCTGCGGATCCCGATCACGGACGCCCAGATCGAGGAAGACCCCTACCTGCCGCCGTACTACCACCCGGGCGCGGACGCCCCGGAGATCGAGTACATGATCGACCGGCGCCGTCAGCTCGGCGGGTACCTGCCCGAGCGGCGCAGCAAGTACACCGCGGTGACGCTGCCCGCGGACAAGTCCTACGAGCGGCTCGCGAAGGGCTCCGGGCAGCAGGAGGTCGCCACCACGATGGCGCTCGTCCAGCTGTTCAAGGACCTGCTCCGTGACAAGGACTTCGGCAAGCGGATCGTGCCGATCATCCCCGACGAGGCCCGCACGTTCGGCCTCGACGCGATCTTCCCGTCGCTGAAGATCTTCAACACCAACGGTCAGCACTACCTGTCCGTGGACCGCGACCTGCTGCTCTCCTACAAGGAGTCCGAGGCCGGCGGCCTGCTGCACACCGGGATCAACGAGGCCGGTTCGGCGGCCGCGTTCCAGTCCGTGGGGACGTCCTACGCCACCCACGGCGAAGTGCTGGTGCCGTTCTACTTCTACTACTCGATGTTCGGCTTCCAGCGCACCGGTGACCAGTTCTGGGCCGCCGGTGACCAGCTCACCCGTGGCTTCCTGATCGCCGCCACGGCCGGCCGGACCACGCTGACCGGTGAGGGCCTGCAGCACGCCGACGGGCACTCCCCGATCCTCGCCTCGACGAACACCGCGGTGGTCTCCTACGACCCGGCCTACGGGTACGAGATCCGGCACATCGTCAAGGACGGTCTGCAGCGGATGTACGGCGAGGGTGATCACCGCGACCCGAACGTCATGTACTACCTCACGGTCTACAACGAGCCGATGATCCAGCCGGCCGAGCCGGAGGACGTGGACGTCGACGGCATCCTGCGCGGGATCCACAAGATCGCCACGGCCGACGGCGAGGGCCCCCGGGCCCAGCTGCTCGCCTCCGGGGTCTCGGTGCCGTGGGCGCTGGAGGCCAAGGAGATCCTCGCCAACGAGTGGGGTGTGCAGGCGGACGTCTGGTCGGTGACCAGCTGGACCGAACTGCGCCGCGACGGTCTCGCCGCGGACCGGCAGGCGTTCATCGACCCGACCGGGGAGCAGCGCGAGCCCTACGTGACCGCGAAGCTGAAGGACGCCGGAGGCCCGTACATCGCCTCGACGGACTACGACTTCCAGCTGCCGGACCAGATCCGGGCGTGGGTCCCGGGCGACTACTGGACGCTCGGTGCGGACGGCTTCGGCTTCTCCGACACCCGGCCCGCGGTGCGTCGTCACTTCCTGATCGACACCCACTCGATCGTCACCCGGGCGCTGCAGGCCCTGGCCAAGCGCGGCGAGATCGACGCCTCCGCGCCGGCCCAGGCCGTGGAGCGCTACCGCCTCCTCGACGTCAACGCCGGCACCACCGGCACCGCCGGGGGCGACTCCTGA